Proteins from one Spirochaetota bacterium genomic window:
- the xerD gene encoding site-specific tyrosine recombinase XerD, producing the protein MKDIKEITRFKRFLQIEKGLSQNSIYSYTYDIKKFDDFLSKKNKDILSATREDVKQFLIFEKNKKNNSSRTLARSLVAIRQFYDFISATTGDIENPTNKIENPQVEKKLPDFLTVKEIEKLFNSISTDNYYELRDKALFELLYSCGLRISEAVELLFANIDFEHKFIRAKGKGNKERLVPMGDRAVNILKKYIEKSRPIILGDRTSEYLFVSKKGSMLNRKSVWRLLKGYVTKANIKKNITPHTLRHSFATHLIENGADLRSVQELLGHMDISTTQIYTHLARKKLKEIHKKYHPKG; encoded by the coding sequence TTGAAGGATATCAAAGAAATAACCAGGTTTAAAAGATTTTTACAGATAGAAAAGGGATTATCACAAAATTCCATATATTCATATACCTATGATATTAAAAAATTTGATGATTTTCTATCTAAAAAAAACAAGGATATTTTATCAGCCACTCGCGAAGATGTTAAACAGTTTTTAATTTTTGAAAAAAATAAAAAAAATAATTCCTCAAGAACCCTTGCCCGATCTCTTGTAGCTATAAGACAGTTCTATGATTTTATTTCAGCAACCACTGGAGATATTGAAAACCCTACCAATAAAATTGAAAATCCTCAGGTAGAAAAAAAGCTACCAGATTTCCTGACTGTAAAGGAGATTGAAAAGCTCTTCAACTCTATCTCAACTGATAATTATTATGAACTAAGGGATAAAGCATTATTTGAACTCCTTTATTCCTGTGGATTAAGGATATCGGAAGCAGTTGAATTGCTCTTTGCTAATATTGATTTTGAGCATAAATTTATTAGGGCTAAGGGGAAAGGGAATAAGGAGAGATTAGTACCCATGGGCGATAGGGCAGTAAACATATTGAAAAAATACATTGAAAAATCAAGACCAATAATATTGGGGGATCGAACCAGTGAGTATCTCTTTGTTAGTAAAAAGGGATCCATGCTAAATAGAAAGTCTGTTTGGAGATTGCTTAAAGGTTATGTTACTAAGGCTAATATTAAAAAAAATATAACACCTCATACCCTTAGACATTCCTTTGCAACACATCTAATTGAGAATGGAGCTGATCTCCGATCTGTGCAGGAATTACTTGGTCATATGGATATATCAACAACACAGATATATACTCATCTTGCGAGGAAGAAGCTGAAGGAAATACATAAAAAATATCATCCTAAAGGGTGA
- a CDS encoding ABC transporter ATP-binding protein, producing MEKRIIEIDKLIKIYRISDEVSVKALNGISLQMERSDFIAVMGASGSGKSTFMNILGLLDTPSSGKYMLDGIDVMTLSDDEMANIRNRKIGFVFQGFNLLSRASALENVEMPLLYRGVAISREMKNKAKELLALVGLAEREHHHPNKLSGGEQQRVAIARALINNPTIILADEPTGNLDTKNTEEIMNLFTMLNKEMQITIILVTHETDVARYANRKLVFKDGKIVQNRQIRRKAG from the coding sequence ATGGAAAAAAGAATTATTGAAATAGATAAATTGATTAAGATATACAGAATCAGCGATGAGGTTAGTGTAAAGGCATTAAACGGGATATCCCTTCAAATGGAAAGGAGTGATTTTATTGCGGTTATGGGCGCATCGGGATCTGGAAAATCTACATTTATGAATATCTTGGGGCTATTAGATACCCCTTCATCTGGTAAGTATATGCTTGATGGAATAGATGTCATGACATTGAGTGATGATGAAATGGCTAATATTAGAAATAGAAAGATTGGATTCGTATTTCAGGGATTCAATCTATTATCCAGAGCTTCTGCGTTAGAGAATGTGGAGATGCCATTATTATATAGAGGGGTTGCCATTTCTAGGGAGATGAAAAATAAAGCAAAAGAATTATTGGCGCTTGTAGGCCTTGCAGAAAGAGAACATCATCATCCCAATAAGCTATCAGGGGGTGAGCAACAGAGGGTTGCTATTGCTAGGGCTTTGATCAATAACCCAACAATAATCCTTGCAGATGAACCAACCGGAAATCTTGATACAAAAAATACTGAAGAGATAATGAATCTCTTTACGATGTTAAACAAGGAGATGCAGATAACAATAATATTGGTTACTCATGAAACAGATGTAGCAAGATATGCAAATAGGAAGTTAGTCTTCAAGGATGGCAAAATAGTACAGAATAGACAGATCAGAAGAAAAGCAGGGTAA
- a CDS encoding ABC transporter permease: protein MRSSLTSIGIIIGVSSVIIMIGVGNSARIAVRQKIYTYGANALSVYKSFKPLTKRDVENIRRMFPQVKYITPLIYKSYTPVKFRNKFMLSRVHGVNNDFFKIKDWQLQYGRYFSDLDISSTDKVVVIGNTVRIEFFGYTNPVGKVIIIQNVPFKVIGSLIETGQSFSGRDFDNLLVMPYTTAEIKITGAKKYDQINVATYSSEMVEEIADSLRDYFRRRHSIPPGQPDDFRIETSKEKLKIAEYISGSLSILLAFIASISLFVGGVGIMNIMLVSVSERTREIGIRMAIGAKKRDILTQFLIESITLSSAGGVSGIILGLFVYYLIVYFVDWPFLFSFTSVFISFFFACAVGIFFGYYPAYKAANLSPIEALRYE from the coding sequence ATGAGATCATCCCTCACCAGTATAGGTATAATAATTGGCGTATCATCTGTAATAATAATGATAGGTGTTGGCAACAGCGCTAGAATTGCAGTTCGACAAAAAATCTATACCTATGGCGCCAATGCTTTATCAGTCTATAAATCCTTTAAACCCCTTACTAAGAGGGATGTTGAGAATATTAGAAGGATGTTCCCTCAAGTGAAGTATATTACTCCATTGATATATAAATCATACACTCCAGTTAAGTTTAGAAATAAATTTATGTTGAGCAGGGTACATGGAGTTAATAATGATTTTTTTAAGATTAAGGATTGGCAACTGCAATATGGCAGGTATTTTTCTGATCTTGATATCTCATCTACAGATAAGGTGGTTGTAATAGGGAATACTGTTAGAATAGAGTTTTTCGGTTATACAAATCCAGTTGGGAAGGTAATAATAATCCAAAATGTTCCATTTAAGGTAATTGGATCACTGATTGAGACTGGGCAATCCTTTTCCGGTAGAGACTTTGATAATCTGCTGGTAATGCCATATACTACTGCTGAAATAAAGATAACAGGTGCTAAAAAGTATGATCAGATAAATGTAGCAACCTATTCATCAGAGATGGTTGAGGAAATAGCTGATTCCTTAAGAGATTATTTCAGGAGGAGGCATTCCATTCCTCCAGGTCAGCCTGATGATTTTAGAATAGAAACCAGTAAGGAAAAATTGAAAATAGCAGAGTACATATCTGGCTCGCTTTCAATATTATTGGCTTTTATCGCCTCTATCTCTCTATTCGTGGGTGGTGTCGGAATTATGAATATTATGTTGGTATCTGTCAGTGAGCGAACAAGGGAGATCGGCATACGAATGGCAATAGGTGCTAAAAAGAGGGATATATTAACACAATTCTTAATAGAGTCAATTACCCTTAGCTCTGCTGGTGGGGTTAGTGGAATTATATTAGGATTATTTGTATATTACCTCATTGTATATTTTGTTGATTGGCCATTTCTATTTTCCTTTACTTCCGTTTTTATTTCCTTCTTTTTCGCTTGTGCTGTGGGTATTTTCTTTGGTTATTATCCAGCTTATAAAGCAGCAAATTTAAGTCCTATTGAGGCACTCAGGTATGAATAG
- a CDS encoding efflux RND transporter periplasmic adaptor subunit, with the protein MYKIKSKNIIVIAIILCSIGLIFFLIRGCSRGVNYEYIYEKAARGEVKKTISVTGRLEVLDSHIVLSKISGIVKKVYLDFNQKVKKNQLLATLDSTEIDQKITKVESLLDRDALDLLAAKRDLEGKRDLFKDNLISKREMEMAELKYKKITSQLKQTRIDYEIILKKKSYTRITSPCNGIVISREINSNNPVSLNKVLFVIAEDLKRMRLIIQVDESDIGYIKKGQSVIFSVSAFPEKVFQGKISQVRLNPIITGQIVSYQSLVTCDNNELLLKPGMTATATVVVSTKKDVLRLPNEAFIVSPIEIQSETGKRYVWRKQNFSIGELPVVRIEVKIGLFGDYFTEVLADDISVGDEILVGIHKKLDTSEDMDLFHGKKNY; encoded by the coding sequence AATTATGAATATATATATGAGAAGGCGGCTCGTGGGGAGGTGAAAAAGACAATATCAGTAACAGGTAGACTTGAGGTCTTGGATTCTCATATTGTTTTGAGTAAGATCAGCGGAATTGTAAAAAAGGTGTATCTGGATTTCAATCAAAAGGTCAAAAAGAATCAGTTACTAGCGACATTAGACTCAACAGAAATTGATCAGAAGATCACAAAGGTAGAATCGTTGTTGGATAGAGACGCTTTAGATCTTCTAGCAGCAAAGAGGGATCTTGAGGGGAAAAGGGATCTATTTAAGGATAACCTTATCTCTAAAAGGGAGATGGAGATGGCAGAGTTGAAGTATAAGAAGATTACTTCTCAGTTAAAACAGACGAGAATTGATTATGAAATTATATTAAAAAAGAAGAGCTATACAAGGATTACATCTCCATGTAATGGGATAGTAATATCAAGGGAGATCAATTCAAATAATCCTGTGAGCCTAAACAAGGTACTCTTTGTTATTGCAGAAGACTTGAAAAGGATGCGGTTGATCATACAAGTAGATGAGTCAGATATTGGTTATATTAAAAAAGGGCAGAGTGTTATTTTTTCAGTTAGTGCCTTTCCTGAGAAGGTTTTTCAGGGTAAGATAAGTCAGGTGAGATTGAATCCTATAATTACTGGACAGATCGTATCCTATCAGTCACTGGTTACTTGTGATAACAATGAGCTTTTGTTAAAACCTGGTATGACCGCTACTGCGACAGTGGTAGTCTCAACCAAAAAGGATGTTTTAAGATTACCCAATGAGGCCTTTATTGTTTCGCCCATCGAAATACAGAGCGAAACTGGTAAAAGGTATGTTTGGAGGAAGCAAAATTTTTCTATCGGAGAATTACCTGTTGTAAGGATAGAGGTTAAAATAGGATTATTTGGTGATTATTTCACTGAGGTTCTAGCTGATGATATAAGTGTGGGGGATGAAATTCTTGTTGGAATACACAAAAAATTAGATACTTCAGAAGATATGGATTTGTTCCATGGAAAAAAGAATTATTGA